One Planctomycetia bacterium DNA segment encodes these proteins:
- a CDS encoding metallophosphoesterase — protein MQRSRVARNCCSRFGGWLECVAACRSPSPRLVFLRFRMSEISRRTLLERGAALALSASLATPWQVEGAEPTTAAKPDTAKPETAAKPVAPKVDPYLDAVFVEGAPPQPAADSFTVVVLPDTQHYSEKFPEQYYAQTEWIAANAKERRIAAVFHLGDITNKSTPTEWKVAQQAMRKLDGIVPYFLTLGNHDYSEMGACADRTTLYNEYFPASLFRATKNFGGSYDREPERMENSYQLFSAGGRDFLVLSLEFGPRNDVVRWANEVAAANKDKSIVLLTHAYMYYDETRYDWAKCGKDQKWNPHDYKVAAATADDVNDGEQLWQKLVSKHENFVLTLNGHVLNDGLARIVSKTPGGREVPQVLVNFQMKPHGGDGWLRLLEFKADGKTVDVRDYSPTLNRQNESKQNRFLMELASPLV, from the coding sequence ATGCAGAGGAGCCGTGTAGCGAGAAATTGTTGCTCGCGGTTCGGCGGTTGGTTAGAGTGCGTAGCCGCCTGCCGCTCGCCGTCGCCCCGCCTAGTTTTCCTGAGGTTTCGCATGTCCGAGATATCCCGTCGCACATTGCTCGAACGTGGAGCCGCGCTGGCGCTGTCGGCAAGTTTGGCTACGCCGTGGCAGGTCGAGGGAGCGGAGCCCACGACTGCCGCCAAGCCCGATACGGCAAAGCCTGAGACCGCCGCCAAGCCTGTTGCGCCGAAGGTCGATCCTTACCTCGACGCCGTCTTCGTCGAGGGAGCGCCGCCGCAGCCGGCTGCGGATTCGTTTACGGTCGTCGTGCTGCCCGACACGCAGCACTACAGCGAAAAATTTCCGGAGCAGTATTACGCTCAGACGGAGTGGATCGCGGCGAATGCGAAAGAGCGCCGGATCGCGGCCGTGTTTCATCTCGGCGACATCACGAACAAGAGCACGCCTACCGAATGGAAAGTCGCGCAGCAGGCGATGCGCAAGCTCGATGGAATCGTGCCGTATTTCCTGACGCTCGGCAACCACGACTACAGCGAGATGGGAGCCTGCGCCGATCGGACGACGCTCTACAACGAATACTTCCCGGCCTCGCTGTTTCGGGCCACGAAGAATTTCGGCGGCAGCTACGATCGAGAACCGGAGCGGATGGAGAACAGCTACCAACTGTTCTCAGCAGGAGGCCGAGATTTTCTGGTGCTCTCGTTGGAGTTCGGTCCTCGCAACGATGTGGTTCGCTGGGCGAATGAAGTCGCCGCGGCGAATAAGGACAAATCGATCGTGCTGTTGACGCACGCGTATATGTACTACGACGAGACTCGTTACGACTGGGCGAAGTGCGGGAAAGACCAGAAGTGGAACCCGCACGATTATAAAGTCGCCGCGGCGACGGCCGACGACGTGAACGACGGCGAGCAACTGTGGCAAAAGCTCGTTTCGAAGCATGAGAACTTCGTGCTCACGCTCAACGGCCATGTGCTGAACGACGGCCTTGCGCGGATCGTCTCGAAGACGCCTGGCGGACGCGAGGTGCCGCAGGTGCTCGTCAACTTCCAGATGAAGCCGCACGGCGGAGATGGCTGGCTTCGGCTTCTGGAATTCAAGGCCGACGGCAAAACCGTCGACGTGCGCGATTATTCACCGACGCTCAACCGGCAAAACGAATCGAAGCAAAATCGCTTCCTGATGGAGTTGGCGTCGCCGTTGGTGTAA